A DNA window from Bradyrhizobium barranii subsp. barranii contains the following coding sequences:
- a CDS encoding peptidase domain-containing ABC transporter, producing MRPALRTELECLAKAAAYHGVDLPVERLKHTYVIDGTPVSTTRLLRIAKEAGLRATPTNLDWGALFRLGEAYPALLRLSNGNWIVVLGAGHGADGAEAVSVFDPLAERRDEPLIVARDKFCTSWGGDAVLIKRERLASDHRPTFGLRWFIPELARQWRLFVDVAIAAIMLYALGLAIPIFFQLVIDKVLVHESFTTLYVLAGGATAALAFDAIFGFLRRYILLYATNKVDIRVATKTFGHLLGLPVTFFEHISAGILVKHMQQAARIREFLTGRLFLTTLDALSLFVFLPVLALYSLKLTCMVLAFTAASGMVVVLLMGPFRRRLYNLYQAEGARQALLVETVHGMRTVKSLAMEPLQGRVWDDRCAQSVTMRFGVEKISAVAQSTTGFLEKMMTLGIISLGALDVFSGEMTIGALVAFNMLAGRVSGPLVQMVTMVHEYQEVALAVKMLGEVMNQKPERDGNREGLRPEFAGKIDFENVSFRYGSEGAPALDDVSFSITPGSIFGIVGRSGSGKTTLTRLISGMYPVQQGLLRVDGYDSRELDLTHLRQNLGLVLQDNFLFRGTVRDNIACVKRDATFAEVVRAAQLAGADEFIERLPRGFDTMLEEDASNLSGGQKQRLAIARALIVNPRILILDEATSALDSESELIIRRNLRRIAEGRTVIIVSHRLSMLSDANQILVIDRGRIVDVDHHDRLLSKCMIYRHLWNQQTKQVA from the coding sequence CTGCGTCCGGCATTGCGGACAGAACTGGAATGCCTTGCAAAGGCCGCCGCCTATCACGGCGTTGACCTGCCGGTCGAACGCCTCAAGCACACCTATGTCATCGACGGGACCCCGGTCTCGACGACCCGGTTGCTGCGCATAGCGAAGGAGGCTGGCCTGCGCGCAACGCCTACGAATCTCGATTGGGGGGCGCTGTTTCGGTTGGGAGAGGCTTATCCGGCGCTGCTCCGACTTTCAAACGGCAACTGGATCGTGGTTCTCGGGGCAGGTCATGGGGCCGATGGCGCCGAAGCGGTCAGTGTGTTCGATCCGCTCGCCGAACGCCGGGATGAGCCTCTGATCGTCGCTAGGGATAAGTTCTGTACCAGTTGGGGCGGCGACGCCGTCCTGATCAAGCGCGAGCGGCTTGCATCGGATCATCGTCCGACGTTCGGGCTACGCTGGTTCATTCCCGAATTGGCGCGTCAATGGCGCTTGTTCGTCGACGTCGCGATCGCTGCCATTATGCTCTATGCACTGGGTCTTGCGATCCCGATATTCTTCCAGCTCGTCATCGACAAGGTGCTCGTGCATGAGAGCTTTACCACGCTCTATGTGCTGGCGGGCGGCGCGACTGCCGCGCTGGCGTTCGACGCAATCTTCGGATTTCTGCGACGCTATATTCTGCTTTATGCGACCAACAAGGTCGATATTCGTGTCGCAACCAAGACGTTCGGTCATCTCCTCGGTCTGCCCGTGACCTTCTTTGAGCACATTTCGGCCGGCATCCTGGTCAAGCATATGCAACAGGCAGCGCGAATTCGCGAGTTCCTGACCGGTCGTCTGTTCCTGACGACACTCGACGCGCTGTCCCTGTTCGTTTTCCTTCCGGTGCTGGCGCTCTATAGTCTCAAATTGACATGCATGGTGCTTGCCTTCACTGCGGCCAGCGGCATGGTCGTCGTGCTCCTGATGGGACCGTTCCGTCGGCGTCTTTATAACCTCTACCAGGCGGAAGGTGCGCGGCAGGCTCTGCTGGTCGAGACCGTGCACGGCATGCGTACGGTGAAGTCGCTGGCGATGGAACCGCTGCAGGGCAGGGTCTGGGACGATCGCTGCGCGCAGTCAGTGACAATGCGGTTCGGCGTTGAGAAGATTTCTGCCGTGGCCCAGTCTACCACCGGTTTTCTCGAGAAGATGATGACGCTCGGCATCATTTCGCTTGGAGCGCTGGACGTCTTCAGCGGCGAGATGACCATCGGCGCGCTGGTCGCCTTCAACATGTTGGCAGGACGCGTGTCGGGACCACTGGTCCAAATGGTGACAATGGTTCACGAGTATCAAGAAGTTGCCCTGGCGGTGAAGATGCTGGGCGAGGTAATGAACCAGAAGCCCGAACGCGACGGCAATCGCGAGGGGCTGCGGCCCGAGTTCGCCGGCAAGATCGATTTCGAGAATGTCTCGTTCCGCTACGGATCGGAGGGCGCGCCGGCGCTGGATGACGTCTCCTTCTCCATCACGCCGGGGTCGATATTCGGGATCGTCGGCCGAAGCGGCTCCGGCAAGACCACGCTGACGCGGCTCATTTCCGGGATGTATCCGGTGCAGCAGGGCTTGCTGCGGGTCGACGGATACGATTCGAGGGAGCTCGATCTCACTCATCTGCGCCAGAATCTCGGACTGGTACTACAGGACAACTTCCTGTTTCGCGGCACTGTTCGCGACAATATTGCCTGCGTGAAGCGCGACGCGACCTTTGCCGAGGTCGTCCGCGCAGCGCAGCTTGCGGGCGCCGATGAATTCATCGAGCGGCTTCCACGCGGCTTCGACACCATGCTCGAGGAGGATGCCTCAAATCTGTCCGGCGGACAGAAGCAGCGCCTTGCGATTGCCCGGGCGCTTATCGTTAACCCCCGCATCCTGATCCTAGACGAGGCGACGAGCGCGCTCGATTCCGAAAGCGAGTTGATTATCCGGCGCAATCTCCGCCGCATCGCCGAGGGACGGACCGTCATCATCGTCTCGCATCGGCTGTCGATGCTCTCAGACGCAAACCAGATCCTGGTGATCGATCGTGGCAGGATCGTCGACGTCGATCATCACGATCGGTTGCTGTCGAAGTGCATGATTTACCGGCATCTATGGAACCAGCAGACGAAGCAGGTCGCATGA
- a CDS encoding HlyD family type I secretion periplasmic adaptor subunit, with translation MTKPEKSRGDASTQAPMTERRRRALFRPARHRPPVVTEFQSDAIEVENRAPPRIARMTLYCVLALILAAIGWASGSQVDMIVTAQGKLVTTRPNLVVQPLETSVVREIHVRPGDRVNRGDLLATLDPTFSQADLDQLRGKVGVFNAGIDRLKAEVNSEDYVIGQSINADQVLQRKIFLQRKATYDAQMENYGAQIASARANLKTAQNEEAVLVQRLETMRSIEVMRATLMDKEVGSKLNLLLSRDARLDVESNLARTRGNMADYEHRLDKAQADQKVYGEEFRKTAYQDLVEMLAKRDSASEDLKKAELRRQLIVLKAPADAIVLDIASRTVGSVAREAEPMFVLVPRDEPLRAEVNVEGKDIGRVSVGQPVRIKFDAFPFQKYGTAKGEVHVISQDAFPPDPKAEGARHATAPYYRVLVDLSDTHLRLPEERAQFIPGMAVTAEMKVGRRSVISYFLYPLLRGLDESIREP, from the coding sequence ATGACCAAGCCTGAGAAATCCCGCGGCGATGCAAGCACTCAAGCGCCGATGACCGAACGGCGGCGACGCGCGCTGTTCAGACCCGCCAGACACCGGCCTCCGGTGGTGACGGAATTCCAATCCGACGCGATTGAGGTCGAGAATCGGGCTCCACCGCGCATCGCCCGCATGACGCTCTATTGTGTCCTGGCGTTGATACTCGCCGCGATCGGCTGGGCATCGGGATCGCAGGTCGACATGATTGTGACGGCCCAGGGCAAGCTGGTCACCACGCGCCCCAATCTCGTCGTTCAGCCGCTCGAAACCTCCGTTGTCCGCGAGATACATGTCAGGCCAGGCGACCGGGTCAATCGCGGAGACCTGCTGGCAACGCTCGATCCGACATTCTCGCAAGCGGATCTGGACCAGTTGCGCGGCAAGGTTGGGGTGTTCAATGCCGGGATCGACCGTCTCAAGGCCGAAGTGAATAGTGAGGACTATGTCATCGGGCAGTCCATCAACGCCGATCAGGTCCTGCAGCGCAAGATATTCCTGCAGCGCAAAGCGACTTACGATGCTCAGATGGAAAACTACGGCGCGCAGATCGCCTCTGCTCGCGCGAACCTGAAGACTGCACAGAACGAAGAGGCGGTGCTCGTTCAGCGGCTCGAGACGATGAGGTCGATCGAGGTCATGCGTGCGACGCTGATGGATAAGGAAGTTGGCTCGAAGCTGAATTTGCTGCTCTCGCGTGACGCTCGTCTTGATGTTGAGAGCAATCTGGCGCGTACTCGCGGCAATATGGCCGATTATGAGCATCGGCTCGATAAGGCCCAGGCAGACCAGAAGGTCTACGGCGAGGAGTTTCGCAAGACGGCTTATCAGGACCTCGTGGAGATGCTCGCGAAGCGGGACAGCGCCTCCGAAGACCTCAAGAAGGCCGAGCTTCGCCGGCAATTAATCGTGCTGAAGGCGCCGGCCGATGCGATCGTGCTGGATATTGCAAGCCGGACAGTCGGTTCGGTCGCCCGTGAGGCCGAGCCGATGTTTGTGCTTGTCCCCCGCGATGAGCCGCTCCGGGCTGAGGTCAATGTCGAGGGCAAGGACATCGGTCGGGTTTCGGTAGGCCAGCCCGTGCGGATCAAGTTTGATGCCTTCCCGTTCCAGAAATACGGGACGGCCAAGGGCGAGGTGCACGTCATCAGTCAGGACGCGTTCCCGCCGGATCCGAAAGCCGAAGGTGCGCGCCACGCGACCGCACCCTATTACCGCGTATTGGTCGACCTGTCCGACACTCACCTTCGGCTGCCGGAAGAGCGCGCTCAATTTATTCCGGGCATGGCGGTGACCGCCGAAATGAAGGTCGGACGGCGCAGCGTGATATCCTATTTCCTCTATCCGTTGCTTCGTGGATTGGATGAGTCCATTCGCGAACCCTAG
- a CDS encoding acyl carrier protein: MNIDDRTFEAVKAVIVKTLGIEDRASTLDASTPLFGSMPELDSFAVVVLLTSLEEQFCFEVDGSEFSGEIFETVGSLAEFVRMRTPLPVH, encoded by the coding sequence ATGAATATTGATGATCGCACGTTTGAAGCCGTCAAAGCCGTTATCGTGAAGACGCTCGGCATCGAGGACCGGGCCAGCACGCTCGACGCGTCGACGCCCCTGTTCGGCAGCATGCCCGAGCTTGATTCCTTTGCCGTGGTCGTACTGCTGACTTCGCTCGAGGAGCAGTTCTGCTTCGAAGTCGATGGCAGCGAGTTCAGCGGTGAGATTTTTGAGACCGTGGGCTCCCTTGCGGAGTTCGTCAGGATGAGGACGCCCCTGCCGGTCCACTAA
- a CDS encoding pyridoxal-dependent decarboxylase, exosortase A system-associated has translation MALRPTIAAFGQIEGQLAVGGVPLTRLAERVGSTPFFAYDRALLTDRVKLLRSTLPRRIKLSYAIKANPMPAVAQHLATLVDAFDVASASEMRTALDTPMRPANVSFAGPGKNEASIAQAVASGVIIEIESATEVARVIKAGERLGVRPRIAVRVNPDFEVKGSGMRMGGGPQQFGIDAEKVPSLLADIAAADVEFLGFHVFAGSQNLSADLICSAQRRTVDLILELARKSPPIRYVNLGGGLGIPYFDKDHPLELSAIAGNLAELLETAIEPQLPEARVVIELGRYIVGECGVYVTRVVDRKESRGRQYLVVDGGLHHQLAASGNFGQVIRRNYPIAVGNRLGNEAEEVVNVVGCLCTPLDLLGDNVSLPRAEIGDLIVLFQAGAYGLTASPTAFLGHPPPVEVLV, from the coding sequence TTGGCCCTGCGACCAACCATAGCCGCGTTTGGCCAGATCGAGGGTCAACTCGCCGTCGGTGGCGTCCCACTCACTCGGCTGGCCGAGCGGGTCGGCTCCACGCCGTTCTTCGCGTATGATCGCGCGTTGCTCACCGATCGGGTCAAACTGCTCAGGTCAACGCTCCCGCGGCGCATCAAGTTGAGCTACGCAATCAAGGCCAATCCAATGCCTGCGGTGGCGCAGCATCTCGCGACGCTGGTGGACGCCTTCGACGTCGCGTCGGCATCCGAGATGCGAACGGCGCTCGACACGCCGATGCGCCCGGCCAATGTCAGTTTTGCCGGCCCCGGCAAGAACGAGGCAAGCATAGCGCAGGCCGTTGCCTCGGGTGTCATCATCGAAATCGAATCGGCCACCGAGGTTGCGCGAGTCATCAAGGCCGGCGAGCGGCTAGGGGTGCGCCCGCGGATCGCAGTCCGCGTGAACCCGGACTTCGAGGTGAAGGGTTCAGGTATGCGCATGGGCGGGGGTCCGCAGCAGTTCGGCATCGATGCCGAAAAGGTGCCATCTCTGCTCGCCGACATCGCGGCCGCGGACGTCGAGTTTCTGGGATTCCATGTCTTCGCCGGGTCCCAGAACTTGAGCGCAGATCTCATTTGCTCGGCGCAACGCCGCACAGTTGATCTCATTCTGGAGTTGGCCCGGAAGTCGCCGCCGATCCGCTACGTTAACCTCGGCGGCGGACTCGGCATTCCCTATTTTGACAAGGATCACCCGTTGGAGCTGTCGGCCATCGCCGGCAACCTCGCGGAGCTACTCGAGACTGCCATCGAGCCACAGTTGCCCGAGGCACGAGTGGTCATCGAGCTCGGCCGCTACATTGTCGGCGAGTGCGGCGTCTACGTCACCCGCGTCGTCGATCGCAAGGAGTCGCGGGGACGCCAATACCTGGTGGTCGACGGCGGACTGCACCATCAACTCGCCGCGTCCGGCAATTTTGGACAGGTGATCCGGCGAAATTATCCGATCGCGGTCGGTAACCGGCTTGGCAATGAAGCCGAGGAAGTTGTGAACGTCGTCGGCTGTCTGTGCACCCCGCTGGATTTGCTCGGGGACAACGTCAGCTTGCCGCGAGCCGAAATTGGCGATTTGATCGTTCTGTTTCAGGCCGGCGCCTACGGGTTAACAGCCAGCCCCACTGCTTTCCTTGGACACCCGCCGCCGGTTGAAGTGCTTGTATAG
- a CDS encoding acyl-CoA ligase (AMP-forming), exosortase A system-associated, translating into MGQTMIRTSLHHLLQHRAASHPEAPALTYRSTTLSYAELWQQVCSVAAKLASHGLEREQRVAVFLEKRIETVAAIFGISAAGGTFVPINPLLRAHQIAHILADSGARVLVTSSERLEFLGDALSTSPSVEHILLVDAGPHNISRNIGAAIHRWPQSSASEDQGPTGNAAIDLDMAAILYTSGSTGKPKGVVLSHRNLIVGAESVSQYLGNNANDVILAALPLSFDAGFSQLTTAFSVGAHVVLMNYLLPGDVARLCARHGVTGLTCVPPLWIQIAEQDWSPEATRTMRYFANTGGKMPKPVLDKLRAHFPQAKPYLMYGLTEAFRSTYLEPAEIDRRPGSIGKAIPNAEILVVRPDGTRCDPGEEGELVHRGALVAMGYWNDPERTAARFRPAPGRDASWRTPEIAVWSGDAVVTDDEGFLYFVGRKDEMIKTSGYRISPTEIEDEAYATGLVRDAVALGVEDGNLGQRILLVASPTGANGTDHTAIIAAMKRRLPLYMVPSAVIIRDEIPRSPNGKFDRAMLRKEFASWPCDQP; encoded by the coding sequence ATGGGTCAAACGATGATACGGACGAGTTTGCATCACCTGCTCCAACATCGCGCCGCCTCACATCCAGAGGCGCCGGCGCTGACATATAGAAGCACGACCTTGAGCTACGCGGAGTTGTGGCAGCAGGTTTGCTCGGTGGCCGCAAAGCTCGCCAGCCACGGCCTCGAGCGGGAGCAGCGCGTGGCGGTGTTTCTGGAGAAGCGTATCGAGACGGTCGCGGCAATATTCGGCATTTCCGCAGCCGGCGGGACCTTCGTGCCAATCAATCCCCTTCTGCGTGCTCACCAGATCGCACACATCCTCGCCGACAGTGGCGCGCGCGTGCTGGTTACCTCCTCCGAACGGCTGGAGTTCCTTGGCGATGCGCTTAGCACGAGCCCTAGTGTCGAGCACATCCTGCTCGTTGACGCCGGACCGCACAATATCTCGCGTAACATAGGAGCGGCGATCCACCGCTGGCCGCAGTCGTCTGCTTCTGAAGATCAGGGCCCGACAGGAAACGCCGCCATTGATCTCGATATGGCTGCGATCCTCTACACGTCGGGCAGCACGGGCAAACCCAAAGGCGTCGTGCTCAGTCACCGAAACCTGATCGTTGGCGCCGAGAGCGTGAGCCAATATCTTGGGAACAATGCCAACGACGTCATCCTGGCCGCTCTGCCATTAAGCTTCGATGCCGGATTTAGCCAACTCACCACCGCCTTCAGCGTCGGTGCGCACGTGGTGCTCATGAACTACCTCCTGCCCGGCGACGTCGCGCGGCTCTGCGCCCGGCATGGCGTCACAGGCCTGACCTGTGTGCCGCCGCTGTGGATCCAGATCGCCGAGCAGGACTGGTCCCCCGAGGCCACGCGAACCATGCGATACTTCGCAAACACCGGCGGGAAGATGCCCAAGCCTGTCCTTGACAAGCTGCGGGCCCACTTCCCGCAAGCCAAGCCGTATCTGATGTACGGCCTGACCGAAGCATTCCGCTCCACCTACCTCGAGCCAGCGGAGATCGATCGCCGGCCCGGCTCCATCGGCAAAGCGATTCCGAATGCCGAGATCCTCGTGGTTCGGCCCGACGGCACCAGGTGCGATCCGGGTGAAGAAGGTGAGCTGGTTCACCGCGGCGCCCTAGTTGCGATGGGTTACTGGAACGACCCGGAGCGCACGGCCGCACGATTCCGGCCGGCGCCGGGACGGGATGCCTCATGGCGAACGCCCGAGATCGCAGTCTGGTCCGGCGACGCCGTGGTGACCGACGACGAGGGCTTCCTTTACTTCGTCGGACGCAAGGACGAGATGATCAAGACCTCCGGCTACCGAATAAGCCCGACCGAAATCGAGGATGAGGCCTACGCGACCGGGCTCGTTCGCGATGCGGTAGCGCTCGGCGTGGAGGATGGCAATCTTGGCCAGCGCATCCTGCTTGTCGCGAGCCCTACTGGAGCGAATGGCACCGATCATACCGCCATCATCGCCGCAATGAAGCGCAGATTGCCGCTCTACATGGTGCCCTCGGCCGTCATCATCCGGGATGAAATCCCGCGATCGCCAAATGGCAAGTTCGACCGCGCCATGCTGAGAAAGGAGTTTGCCTCTTGGCCCTGCGACCAACCATAG
- a CDS encoding polysaccharide deacetylase family protein, with the protein MLGLAGRSPAPKLVILYYHGIPDAYRSNFVRQLESIRRKAQVSPASHRGSLPSGKANVAITFDDAYVSVAKNALPALTARGFHSTIFVPTGTLGGPPPWSMEDGSPDSIETVMSAEQIATLPSALVTVGAHSRTHPRLSRLAPGDAREEIEGSRHELEDLTTQDVRLFALPYGDHDSSTIDLCRTAGYEAVFTTTPAPVDTTGSDLVRGRVKVDPFDGRLEFFLKYNGAYAWAPYLSALKRRLKNHRSFSADQKSALRPFVTYRRPKQS; encoded by the coding sequence GTGCTGGGACTAGCAGGACGTTCGCCGGCCCCCAAGCTGGTCATCCTCTACTATCACGGCATACCCGACGCCTATCGATCGAATTTCGTACGCCAATTGGAGTCGATCCGACGCAAGGCTCAGGTCTCACCGGCATCGCACCGTGGGAGCTTGCCTTCGGGTAAAGCCAACGTCGCGATTACATTTGACGACGCGTATGTCAGCGTCGCCAAGAATGCTTTGCCGGCGCTTACCGCACGCGGGTTTCATTCGACAATTTTTGTTCCAACCGGCACGTTGGGCGGGCCTCCACCTTGGTCGATGGAAGATGGCAGCCCCGACTCCATCGAGACTGTGATGTCGGCCGAACAGATCGCAACGCTGCCATCGGCGCTTGTCACCGTTGGGGCTCACTCCCGCACCCACCCTCGCCTCTCGCGTTTGGCTCCTGGAGATGCCCGGGAAGAGATCGAGGGCTCGCGTCACGAGCTTGAAGACCTGACGACACAAGATGTTCGTCTATTCGCCCTTCCTTACGGCGATCATGATTCCTCAACGATCGATCTGTGCAGAACGGCTGGCTATGAAGCCGTCTTCACCACCACCCCCGCCCCCGTGGATACGACTGGTTCTGACTTGGTCAGAGGGCGCGTGAAGGTTGATCCGTTCGACGGGCGTCTGGAGTTTTTTCTGAAGTACAACGGCGCCTATGCCTGGGCGCCATACCTTTCCGCATTGAAGAGGAGGCTGAAGAACCACAGATCATTTTCGGCGGATCAGAAATCTGCTCTCAGACCGTTCGTAACCTACAGGCGACCCAAGCAGTCATGA
- a CDS encoding rhamnosyltransferase WsaF family glycosyltransferase, with product MRSGEPISINWVTTPTGPGSGGHTTCFRIIKYLDKAGYDNRIFFYHIHGADQKYFEGVAREHYGLTCPISDIRNGMPDADAVVATSWPTAYVAFNAACAGKRFYFVQDFEPYFEPVGAYSVIAENTYRMGFHGITAGAWLAQKLSREYGMDADHFPFGCDTSRYHRDPVSRRSGVAFYVRTGTPRRGTELGLLALELFAKRQPHAQIHLFGEKLEGLTFNCINHGLVSPAKLNEIYNQCFAGICLSFTNVSLVPHEMLAAGCVPVVNDAEHNRIVLDNPYVRYTSPTPHALASALEDLMQMADFNALSQIAAESVKSTTWDDAAAAVDAAFRRALNASRQTQVLESCLATVD from the coding sequence ATGAGATCGGGTGAACCGATTTCAATTAACTGGGTGACGACGCCGACGGGACCCGGATCCGGAGGCCATACAACCTGTTTTAGGATCATCAAGTATCTTGACAAAGCCGGGTACGACAATCGGATCTTTTTCTATCACATTCATGGCGCCGACCAGAAGTATTTCGAGGGCGTCGCGCGCGAACACTACGGGCTGACGTGTCCGATAAGTGATATTCGCAATGGAATGCCGGACGCTGACGCGGTGGTCGCGACAAGTTGGCCAACTGCCTATGTCGCGTTCAATGCGGCCTGTGCCGGGAAGCGTTTCTATTTTGTCCAGGACTTCGAACCATATTTCGAGCCTGTCGGCGCGTACAGCGTGATCGCAGAGAATACTTACCGAATGGGATTCCATGGCATCACAGCGGGAGCGTGGCTGGCGCAAAAGCTCTCGCGTGAGTACGGCATGGATGCGGACCATTTTCCGTTCGGCTGTGATACGTCACGCTACCATCGTGACCCGGTGTCCCGACGTTCAGGAGTCGCATTTTATGTGAGAACCGGAACGCCCCGGCGCGGGACCGAGCTCGGGCTGTTAGCTCTCGAGCTATTCGCCAAACGGCAACCCCATGCCCAGATACATTTGTTTGGTGAGAAGCTGGAGGGCCTGACCTTCAACTGCATCAACCATGGCTTGGTGAGCCCAGCCAAGCTCAACGAGATATATAATCAGTGTTTCGCGGGAATCTGCTTGTCTTTTACCAATGTGTCCCTGGTTCCGCATGAAATGCTCGCCGCAGGTTGCGTTCCGGTCGTCAATGATGCCGAGCACAATCGCATCGTGCTCGACAATCCGTACGTCCGCTACACATCTCCAACTCCTCACGCCTTGGCTTCGGCTTTGGAAGACCTCATGCAGATGGCCGATTTCAATGCTCTGTCACAGATCGCTGCGGAGAGCGTCAAATCAACGACGTGGGACGATGCAGCAGCGGCAGTCGACGCGGCTTTCAGGCGAGCCTTGAACGCGTCACGGCAAACGCAAGTCCTGGAAAGCTGTCTCGCGACGGTCGATTAG
- a CDS encoding serine O-acetyltransferase: MAKRIINAPTYVRKQSVTASEGVRPVTTQDVAEAALHAYDDGALRGAFDLLQMDACRWIRPEDVANRSELTPLLLLKLLFRHPPLRAMAWFRLATLMHRRKVKLLPGILKRRLLRLYGLELVPGARIGGGLYIAHPVGCVIVVESMGTNVSMMGSVTLGRLKPLRWPTVGDNVFFGAGCRVLGPIEIGSSATVGANAVVLTDIPSGAIAVGVPARILTQDCDAADKCRCSHG, translated from the coding sequence ATGGCGAAGCGCATCATCAACGCCCCGACTTACGTCCGTAAACAATCTGTAACGGCATCCGAGGGGGTTCGACCGGTGACGACGCAAGACGTTGCGGAGGCTGCGCTTCATGCTTACGACGACGGAGCGCTGCGCGGTGCCTTCGATTTACTTCAGATGGACGCGTGTCGTTGGATCCGTCCCGAGGATGTTGCCAATAGGAGCGAGCTCACACCCCTGTTGCTCCTCAAGCTGCTCTTTCGGCATCCCCCTCTGCGAGCGATGGCGTGGTTCCGGCTTGCCACACTAATGCATCGCCGGAAGGTGAAGTTGCTGCCTGGCATTCTGAAGCGTCGCCTGCTGAGACTTTACGGACTTGAGTTGGTGCCGGGCGCGAGGATCGGGGGAGGACTGTACATCGCCCATCCGGTCGGTTGCGTGATCGTCGTGGAATCCATGGGCACGAATGTTTCAATGATGGGTAGTGTGACGTTGGGCCGCCTTAAGCCGTTGCGCTGGCCGACCGTAGGGGACAACGTGTTCTTCGGGGCCGGATGTCGCGTGCTGGGACCCATCGAGATCGGCTCAAGCGCGACGGTGGGCGCCAACGCCGTCGTCCTGACCGACATTCCATCCGGGGCGATCGCGGTTGGTGTTCCGGCACGGATACTGACACAAGATTGTGACGCAGCCGACAAATGCAGATGCTCGCATGGCTGA
- a CDS encoding O-antigen ligase family protein: MSAYRLVLLATLLPCLLSWVRGALGFRLPDLALLFYSVWTAASLFAAHDGSSATQTSGIFFIETMGAYLLARRYVRDAADFRGMVLTIAIVVLALSPFAVYEWITGNKPLLSTLSVVFPTVEVTMMVPRWGFWRVQGPFSHSIEFGLFCTSTVALTHLAWGHGSNFASRWLLTVMVAATAFLSMSSAPISCLVFQVVLMAYAGLLRRNSSKWMILWSIVAVGVLAAQFGSNQGAAKFFISHFTFDPQTGWYRVAIWDYGSASVLNHPLLGIGLADWERPRWMASDSVDNFWLLTAMRHGIPALVLLLGSCIYTMVAVTNAKSADRTVEICRVAYLISLITFLFVGITIHFSHGIYAWFMFVLGSGAWLMDTKEPRSAMTTDGNLLSRRKTGQQPQRWN, from the coding sequence TTGTCAGCTTATCGACTCGTTCTCCTGGCAACCCTGCTGCCCTGTCTCTTGAGTTGGGTACGCGGCGCGCTAGGCTTCAGACTTCCGGATCTTGCGCTTCTTTTTTACTCTGTTTGGACTGCAGCTTCCCTGTTTGCTGCACATGATGGCTCTTCTGCCACTCAAACGTCTGGCATCTTTTTTATAGAAACGATGGGAGCCTACCTCCTCGCCCGCCGCTATGTTCGCGATGCCGCTGACTTCAGAGGAATGGTCTTAACAATAGCGATCGTTGTTTTGGCCCTGTCACCGTTTGCTGTCTACGAATGGATCACAGGAAACAAGCCGCTCTTATCGACGTTGAGCGTCGTTTTTCCGACCGTCGAAGTTACGATGATGGTTCCCCGGTGGGGCTTTTGGCGGGTTCAGGGACCGTTTAGTCATTCGATCGAATTTGGCCTTTTTTGCACCAGCACCGTAGCCTTGACCCACCTCGCTTGGGGGCATGGCAGCAACTTTGCTTCACGATGGCTCCTGACCGTGATGGTGGCGGCCACCGCCTTCTTGTCGATGTCGTCGGCGCCGATCTCATGTCTCGTATTCCAAGTCGTGCTGATGGCATATGCCGGGCTTCTTCGGCGCAATAGCAGCAAGTGGATGATACTCTGGAGTATCGTCGCCGTAGGCGTCTTGGCTGCCCAGTTTGGCTCCAATCAAGGAGCGGCCAAGTTCTTCATCTCGCACTTCACGTTCGATCCTCAGACCGGGTGGTACCGTGTCGCGATCTGGGATTACGGAAGTGCCTCGGTGCTTAATCATCCATTGCTTGGAATAGGTCTGGCAGATTGGGAGCGGCCTAGGTGGATGGCATCTGACAGTGTGGACAACTTCTGGCTATTGACCGCCATGAGGCACGGGATTCCCGCCCTCGTCCTGCTGCTGGGATCCTGTATTTACACGATGGTTGCGGTCACTAACGCTAAGAGCGCAGACAGAACGGTCGAGATTTGCCGTGTGGCATACTTGATTTCCCTCATCACATTCTTGTTCGTGGGCATCACTATTCACTTTTCGCACGGAATTTATGCGTGGTTCATGTTCGTCCTGGGAAGTGGTGCATGGTTGATGGACACCAAAGAACCTCGATCGGCAATGACGACTGATGGCAATCTGCTGTCGCGCAGGAAGACCGGCCAGCAGCCCCAGAGGTGGAATTGA